From the genome of Virgibacillus siamensis, one region includes:
- a CDS encoding Ger(x)C family spore germination protein → MRLKYGVILLLIVVSLIYNFKMPKQVIDQIYMVTVAGYDYVDENTIQGTVVAPNFLIQGQLVDLVFTDTAAMVYENRSKLNRQASEELLNGKLEVVLFNKELASKGISEFIDYLLRDPSIGSQLHLAIVDGSTYDMLNSIKSNKGAGVYLSDLIEHNSKNGNLPIINLKQFSGEVASKVADPYLPVFKMVDGIPQINGLAIFDKDKYVTTIPSKDVMLFKMLHENMQDGQYFLETKKYNAAIQNIDSTRKVGVTKKNGLLKVNITLKINAVVREFTGKGGVRKKDQIIKRFAKDISSKSVELIKGFQEENVDPLAIEEIVKSRFRDYNSKKFKEAYPTLQIDVDTKFTIAEFGTRR, encoded by the coding sequence ATGCGTCTTAAATATGGTGTTATTTTATTACTCATTGTCGTTAGTCTGATCTATAATTTTAAAATGCCGAAACAAGTAATCGATCAGATTTATATGGTCACCGTCGCCGGGTATGATTATGTTGATGAAAATACGATACAAGGTACCGTTGTCGCACCCAATTTTTTAATTCAGGGTCAACTCGTTGACCTTGTTTTTACGGATACTGCGGCAATGGTTTATGAAAATAGAAGTAAGCTGAATCGCCAGGCATCAGAAGAGCTGCTCAATGGTAAACTGGAAGTCGTGCTGTTCAACAAAGAACTTGCCAGTAAAGGTATCAGCGAATTTATTGATTATCTGCTAAGAGATCCGAGTATAGGAAGTCAACTGCATTTGGCGATTGTCGATGGTTCAACCTATGATATGTTGAATTCCATTAAATCCAACAAAGGAGCCGGGGTCTATTTATCGGATCTCATTGAACATAATTCAAAGAACGGGAATCTGCCCATTATCAATTTGAAACAATTCAGCGGTGAGGTGGCAAGCAAGGTCGCTGATCCGTATTTGCCGGTATTTAAAATGGTGGATGGTATTCCGCAAATTAATGGTCTGGCCATATTTGATAAGGATAAATATGTCACTACAATTCCATCTAAAGATGTGATGCTGTTTAAAATGCTGCATGAAAACATGCAAGATGGGCAGTATTTTTTGGAAACGAAAAAATATAATGCTGCCATTCAGAATATCGATTCGACTCGAAAAGTTGGTGTTACCAAAAAAAATGGGCTACTAAAGGTAAATATTACATTGAAAATTAATGCTGTAGTCAGGGAATTTACCGGAAAAGGCGGGGTTAGAAAGAAAGATCAAATTATAAAGAGGTTCGCGAAGGATATCAGCAGTAAATCGGTTGAATTGATTAAAGGATTCCAGGAGGAAAATGTCGATCCGCTGGCTATTGAAGAAATTGTGAAAAGCAGATTCCGGGATTACAATAGCAAAAAGTTCAAAGAAGCCTATCCAACACTGCAAATTGATGTGGACACGAAATTTACAATTGCTGAATTTGGTACACGCCGATAA
- a CDS encoding SDR family oxidoreductase — MANKLSGKTAVITGASSGIGSAIAAHLAEEGANVVLAARRKDKLDELVDSINKKGNGKAIAVETDVTNKGEVDFLAEKTADTFGEVDIYINNAGLMLLSKVQNGHVDEWDRMVDVNIKGVLYGINSVLPKMLERKTGHLVNVASVAGLEVSKVNAVYSATKFAVRALSMGLEKELARTGVRVTNISPGAVDTDLATHGTDEELIGKVKENNRKLKADDIARAVVYAVTQPDYVNVNEVTVRPV, encoded by the coding sequence ATGGCAAATAAACTATCAGGAAAGACTGCAGTAATTACCGGAGCAAGTAGTGGAATCGGTTCTGCAATTGCTGCACATCTGGCTGAAGAAGGGGCAAACGTGGTTCTTGCTGCCCGCCGGAAAGACAAACTCGATGAACTGGTTGACTCGATAAATAAAAAAGGCAATGGGAAAGCAATAGCAGTAGAAACGGATGTTACAAATAAAGGAGAGGTAGATTTCCTTGCTGAGAAAACGGCGGATACCTTTGGTGAGGTTGATATTTATATAAACAACGCCGGTCTGATGCTGTTGTCAAAAGTCCAAAACGGTCATGTCGATGAATGGGATCGGATGGTTGATGTAAATATCAAAGGGGTCCTTTATGGAATTAATTCAGTTCTGCCGAAAATGCTTGAACGAAAAACCGGGCATCTCGTCAATGTTGCTTCTGTTGCGGGATTGGAGGTTTCCAAAGTTAATGCGGTGTACAGTGCCACGAAATTTGCTGTACGTGCATTGTCGATGGGACTGGAAAAAGAACTGGCCAGAACTGGGGTAAGAGTGACCAATATTTCACCGGGAGCGGTTGATACAGATCTTGCCACACATGGTACTGATGAAGAACTGATCGGCAAGGTGAAGGAAAACAACCGCAAGCTCAAGGCGGATGATATCGCACGTGCGGTTGTCTATGCAGTAACACAGCCTGATTATGTGAATGTTAATGAGGTAACAGTCAGACCAGTTTAA
- a CDS encoding DNA-3-methyladenine glycosylase family protein → MKKLKVKQDDPETIALCKTDRQMKKLVQAVGDVETVMRPDLFKSLVRSMIGQQISVHAAKAIFTRLETLMNYTISAEGILQKHEDELRSIGLSGRKVVYLRDLAEKVKCNEVNLEKLDDHNNQSVIKQLTSIKGIGKWTAEMFLIFSLGRMDVLAIDDIGLQRGAKWLYGVEKSERKGILLEKKPCWSPYLTTASLYLWEVVHLDFERKYTGIDEALADRMN, encoded by the coding sequence ATGAAAAAATTAAAAGTAAAGCAGGATGATCCTGAAACAATTGCGTTATGTAAGACCGACCGGCAAATGAAAAAGCTTGTGCAGGCGGTCGGCGATGTCGAGACTGTCATGCGTCCGGATCTTTTTAAATCACTTGTCCGATCCATGATCGGTCAACAAATATCCGTGCACGCCGCTAAGGCAATCTTCACACGGCTTGAGACATTAATGAATTACACCATTTCCGCAGAAGGCATATTACAAAAACACGAAGATGAACTTCGGTCAATCGGATTGTCCGGTCGAAAGGTTGTTTATCTTCGCGACCTTGCTGAAAAAGTAAAATGCAATGAAGTCAACCTTGAAAAATTGGATGATCATAACAATCAATCCGTTATCAAACAATTAACAAGTATAAAAGGAATTGGCAAATGGACAGCTGAAATGTTTTTGATTTTTTCACTGGGGCGAATGGATGTGCTGGCAATTGATGATATTGGACTGCAACGTGGAGCAAAATGGCTTTATGGTGTTGAAAAATCAGAACGCAAAGGTATACTGTTGGAGAAAAAGCCTTGCTGGAGTCCATACTTAACTACTGCTTCACTCTACCTGTGGGAAGTCGTACACCTAGATTTCGAACGGAAATATACCGGCATTGACGAAGCACTTGCTGATCGGATGAATTAA
- a CDS encoding NAD(P)/FAD-dependent oxidoreductase encodes MSKPKIVVLGAGYAGLMTTRRLTQKLGPEEAEIVLVNKHNYHYETTWLHEVAAGTRNQNQARTMISDVINPNRVSLIYDEVVEVKKDDNRVVLKNSDITYDYLVISLGFETNTFGIKGMEKNAFSITDINSSRMIREHIEYQFAKYSTAAKKNDDDLTILVGGGGFTGIEFVGELTEKVPELCKKYDIDRSKARIINVEAAPRILPGFNDDLVAYAKKSLQDRGVEIREGAKISECKKSSFVIGDEGEEIKAGTIVWTGGVTGSSVLSKSGFEITKGKVTVDSDLRAPGENNIFIIGDCAWVMNKEEGRPFPPTAQAAIQHADTCSSNLKALLHGGPLEEFIFDNKGTVASLGSKDAMGTVFDDHLLYGKQASAMKKVIDNRSLFLLGGPKLVLKKGKLRLL; translated from the coding sequence ATGAGTAAACCAAAAATAGTTGTGTTGGGCGCTGGTTACGCCGGCTTAATGACAACAAGACGTCTTACGCAGAAACTCGGCCCGGAAGAAGCTGAAATTGTTCTTGTAAACAAACATAATTACCACTATGAAACAACATGGCTTCATGAAGTTGCTGCAGGTACACGCAACCAGAATCAGGCTCGTACGATGATTAGTGATGTCATTAATCCAAATCGTGTCAGCCTTATTTATGACGAGGTTGTTGAAGTGAAGAAAGATGATAATCGTGTTGTTTTGAAAAACAGTGATATTACATATGATTACCTTGTTATTTCACTCGGATTTGAAACCAACACATTTGGCATTAAGGGTATGGAAAAAAATGCATTTTCCATTACTGATATTAATTCCAGCCGCATGATTCGCGAACATATTGAATATCAATTTGCCAAATACAGCACGGCTGCCAAAAAGAATGATGATGATTTGACAATTCTTGTAGGCGGCGGCGGATTCACCGGCATCGAATTTGTTGGTGAACTTACTGAAAAAGTTCCCGAGCTTTGTAAGAAATATGATATTGACCGCAGTAAGGCACGCATCATCAATGTGGAAGCAGCTCCTCGGATTCTTCCAGGATTTAACGATGATCTTGTTGCATATGCGAAAAAATCATTGCAGGACCGCGGTGTTGAAATCAGGGAAGGTGCAAAGATTTCCGAATGTAAAAAGAGCAGCTTTGTCATTGGTGACGAAGGTGAAGAAATCAAAGCTGGCACAATTGTTTGGACAGGCGGTGTAACAGGAAGTTCTGTACTGAGCAAATCCGGTTTCGAGATTACAAAAGGTAAAGTTACGGTTGATTCTGACCTGCGCGCACCGGGCGAAAATAACATCTTTATTATTGGTGACTGTGCCTGGGTCATGAATAAAGAAGAAGGACGTCCATTCCCGCCAACTGCACAGGCGGCAATCCAGCATGCTGATACATGCTCATCAAACCTGAAAGCACTGCTGCACGGCGGACCGCTTGAAGAATTTATATTTGATAATAAAGGTACGGTTGCTTCCCTTGGTTCCAAGGATGCAATGGGTACGGTATTTGATGACCATCTGCTTTATGGAAAACAGGCTTCTGCCATGAAAAAGGTCATTGACAACCGTTCTCTGTTCTTGCTTGGCGGACCGAAGCTTGTCCTTAAAAAAGGTAAACTGCGCTTGCTTTAA
- a CDS encoding VanW family protein, with protein sequence MKTVILSFIYASMVLVNSDGDAVDELDRDDYKLSYLDELFINEAKLKLEMNILEEKVHKNPVNAKLDDNGEIIPEKPGKRLNRYKFRRYFMNYFYTGQRMKKELPVEKVFPRVDSELLAEIKEQKIGDYVTFFKPSNKERSHNIDLAAEAIDNHVVFPGETFSFNKVVGKRTKEKGYKRAPVIVRGELSEDIGGGICQVSSTLFNAVDLKGIEITERYSHSRRVPYVPSGRDATVSWYGPDFEFKNTYNQALLIRASSKNGRMQVSIYSSDAL encoded by the coding sequence ATGAAAACCGTCATCTTGTCTTTTATTTATGCGTCCATGGTTTTGGTTAACAGTGACGGTGATGCTGTTGATGAACTCGATAGGGATGATTATAAACTGTCCTATTTGGATGAGTTGTTCATAAATGAAGCAAAATTGAAACTGGAAATGAATATTCTTGAGGAAAAAGTCCATAAGAATCCTGTCAATGCAAAATTGGATGATAACGGTGAAATAATTCCGGAGAAACCCGGAAAGCGGTTGAACAGATATAAATTCCGAAGATATTTTATGAACTACTTTTACACCGGACAAAGAATGAAAAAAGAATTGCCCGTCGAGAAAGTGTTTCCAAGAGTTGACAGTGAGTTGCTTGCGGAAATTAAAGAACAGAAAATCGGTGATTATGTGACGTTCTTCAAGCCGTCCAATAAAGAACGATCGCATAATATTGATCTTGCTGCCGAAGCGATTGATAATCATGTTGTATTCCCGGGTGAAACATTTTCATTTAATAAAGTGGTTGGAAAACGTACGAAGGAAAAAGGATATAAACGTGCACCGGTTATTGTGAGGGGAGAGCTTTCGGAAGATATTGGCGGAGGGATATGTCAGGTGTCATCAACCCTGTTTAACGCAGTCGATTTGAAAGGAATTGAAATTACGGAACGGTATTCACACAGCAGGCGTGTGCCATATGTACCATCTGGTCGTGATGCGACAGTGAGCTGGTATGGACCTGATTTTGAATTCAAAAATACGTATAACCAGGCACTCCTGATCCGAGCATCCTCGAAAAATGGAAGGATGCAGGTAAGCATCTATTCATCCGATGCTTTATGA
- a CDS encoding thiol-disulfide oxidoreductase DCC family protein — MIIFYDSFCKLCTQTSKVWKKFDWQNQLTFNSFRSLDDYPAAMEEYLHVLHKGIWYQGFDAVLQISKVLPVLWLALPVLYIGKWLGLGDLIYDKVAANRNIIPINQCKEDGCRIDS; from the coding sequence ATGATTATTTTTTATGACAGCTTCTGCAAGCTGTGTACACAAACATCTAAAGTCTGGAAAAAATTCGACTGGCAGAACCAGCTTACTTTTAATTCGTTCCGGTCCTTGGACGATTATCCGGCGGCAATGGAGGAATATTTGCATGTTCTTCATAAAGGTATTTGGTACCAGGGGTTTGATGCGGTTCTGCAAATCAGCAAAGTGCTGCCGGTGTTATGGTTGGCTCTGCCCGTTCTATACATTGGAAAATGGTTAGGTCTTGGCGATCTTATTTACGACAAAGTGGCTGCCAACCGAAACATTATTCCAATTAATCAATGTAAAGAAGATGGATGCAGGATTGATTCATAA
- a CDS encoding ABC transporter substrate-binding protein, giving the protein MKKVIIISFVLVLSFLAACSDGGENAQESESSGKYDSRSITIEDAMGKQTIEGTPKKIVALEWSYAENLLALGIQPAGVADLDGFHQWVNIEKEFDDSVKDVGTRQEPNLEAISRLNPDLIIAVKFRHEQYLDKLKKIAPVVTFAPYSKKAADNHFQHMTNEFKTLAKIAGKQEEAKQALTDMNTFIEQQKKRVADAGLNGEKYVAAQAFTAQNTPTIRIFTDNSMVAQIMNKLGFKNAYESDKTEIYGYTQAGVEALQTFQNENLQFLYIVQNQDNIFENQLKGNPVWENLSFVKNGNTHKLPGDTWTFGGVLSAQVLAEQLANAMVKE; this is encoded by the coding sequence ATGAAGAAAGTGATTATTATTTCGTTTGTTCTCGTATTATCATTTTTAGCTGCCTGCAGCGACGGGGGAGAGAACGCTCAGGAGAGTGAGAGCAGCGGTAAGTATGACAGCCGTTCCATAACCATTGAGGATGCAATGGGCAAACAAACGATTGAAGGAACACCGAAGAAAATTGTTGCACTGGAATGGTCCTACGCGGAAAACCTCCTGGCACTTGGTATCCAGCCGGCCGGTGTAGCCGATTTGGACGGTTTTCATCAATGGGTGAACATTGAGAAGGAATTTGATGATAGTGTAAAAGATGTCGGTACTCGTCAGGAGCCTAACCTGGAAGCGATATCCCGATTGAATCCGGATCTGATAATCGCGGTGAAATTCCGTCACGAACAATATTTGGACAAATTGAAAAAAATTGCACCGGTTGTTACGTTTGCACCATATAGTAAAAAGGCAGCGGACAATCATTTTCAACATATGACCAATGAGTTTAAAACGCTTGCCAAAATCGCGGGAAAACAGGAAGAAGCAAAACAAGCACTTACAGATATGAATACATTTATTGAGCAGCAAAAAAAACGGGTAGCGGATGCGGGTTTGAATGGCGAAAAATATGTGGCTGCACAGGCTTTCACCGCACAGAACACACCGACAATCCGAATATTTACTGATAATTCAATGGTTGCACAAATCATGAATAAACTTGGATTTAAAAATGCCTATGAATCGGATAAAACAGAGATATACGGGTATACGCAGGCCGGAGTCGAAGCATTGCAGACATTCCAGAATGAAAACCTTCAATTCCTGTATATCGTTCAGAATCAGGATAATATCTTTGAAAATCAGCTGAAAGGCAATCCGGTATGGGAAAACCTGAGTTTTGTGAAAAACGGTAATACCCACAAACTTCCGGGTGATACATGGACATTCGGTGGTGTCTTATCTGCTCAAGTTTTGGCAGAACAATTAGCTAATGCAATGGTAAAAGAGTGA
- a CDS encoding iron ABC transporter permease, with translation MNSTLRGTLVAVLTFGGGAALLCILMFIHINQGSVSIPAATVIDAIFSPENNLQHHTIRMLRLPRATMGIVAGGALAVAGAVLQTVTKNPLSSASTLGIHSGTYFAVVCCTVFFPALLAGNGIVAAFVGGIATFLIVFILSGGRNAKPVRMVLAGMIVTFLFSSLTSVLQIFYENETAGLFLWGSGTLIQNDWSGVKFSLPIVTAGFVVILLMSFKLDTLTLGDDVATALGQNVNVVKFITVIAAVLLTSVTVSVAGPIGFIGLVAPHLIKLIGYQKHLPLLIASFIWGGNVLLFADILARIIDPSFSELPVGAITALIGAPWLIYLVLRMRKTRYGEENTTVMAGKSVGGLSLKLVMPVSIVIILLTLFISMASGNYGFEPVLLWNTLFGESNEFMRDLVLDLRLPRALVALFAGMVLAVSGLIFQGVLRNPLADPSVIGITSGAGVGALLTMYVFGVSAFWTPIGAMIGSFVFFLFVMFLAVRAQFQPTILALLGIGVSAFGSAIIQILVVQADLGVASALTWLSGSTYARGWSEMFNFLIWPVVILFPVLLMRIRILDTLSLGDDTAKGLGLKVMSARFQLALIATLLAACSVAAVGSVGFVGLIAPHLSRLLVGPSNQRLLPVTILVGGALLVVADVLSRTLLAPNEIPSGILVAVIGAPYFLWLMKKRA, from the coding sequence ATGAATAGTACCTTGCGCGGAACATTGGTTGCGGTTCTTACCTTTGGTGGGGGAGCCGCGCTTTTGTGCATATTGATGTTTATACATATTAATCAGGGGAGTGTTTCGATTCCGGCGGCAACGGTGATTGACGCCATTTTCTCTCCGGAAAATAATCTGCAGCATCATACTATTCGCATGTTACGTCTGCCTCGTGCAACGATGGGAATTGTAGCGGGTGGGGCACTTGCTGTTGCCGGGGCTGTACTGCAGACAGTAACGAAGAACCCGCTTTCTTCAGCAAGCACACTTGGGATACATTCCGGTACATATTTCGCTGTCGTATGTTGTACAGTCTTTTTTCCAGCACTTTTGGCTGGGAACGGAATCGTGGCTGCTTTTGTCGGGGGAATTGCAACATTTTTGATCGTGTTTATCCTGTCTGGAGGAAGAAATGCCAAACCGGTTCGCATGGTCTTGGCAGGAATGATTGTTACATTCTTATTTTCTTCCCTGACAAGTGTATTGCAAATCTTTTATGAAAATGAAACGGCTGGCTTGTTTCTATGGGGATCGGGAACACTGATTCAAAATGACTGGAGTGGTGTGAAATTTTCATTGCCGATTGTGACTGCCGGTTTTGTTGTTATCCTGCTAATGTCATTTAAATTGGATACACTCACATTGGGCGATGATGTCGCAACAGCACTAGGTCAGAATGTGAACGTTGTGAAATTCATTACTGTTATAGCAGCTGTATTGCTGACGTCGGTTACAGTGAGTGTGGCGGGTCCTATCGGCTTTATTGGTCTTGTCGCTCCGCATCTTATTAAGTTAATCGGCTACCAAAAACATTTACCTTTATTGATTGCTTCATTTATCTGGGGCGGTAATGTTTTGCTGTTCGCAGATATCCTGGCTCGGATAATTGACCCATCATTTTCCGAACTGCCGGTTGGTGCCATTACTGCGCTTATAGGTGCACCATGGCTGATTTATCTTGTATTGCGAATGCGAAAAACAAGATATGGGGAAGAAAATACAACTGTAATGGCGGGGAAATCAGTTGGCGGGTTGTCACTTAAGCTTGTCATGCCAGTTTCGATTGTTATTATTCTTTTAACACTATTTATAAGCATGGCATCTGGTAATTATGGCTTTGAACCGGTCTTGCTGTGGAATACACTTTTCGGAGAATCGAATGAATTCATGCGTGATCTTGTACTGGATTTGCGATTGCCGCGTGCACTGGTTGCTTTGTTTGCAGGAATGGTCCTTGCCGTAAGTGGTCTGATCTTTCAAGGCGTACTTCGTAATCCGCTTGCCGATCCATCCGTAATCGGGATCACTTCCGGTGCGGGTGTTGGGGCATTACTGACAATGTACGTCTTTGGTGTTTCAGCCTTCTGGACTCCGATCGGTGCAATGATTGGTTCCTTTGTATTCTTTTTGTTTGTGATGTTTCTTGCTGTACGCGCACAGTTCCAGCCAACCATTCTGGCGCTGTTGGGGATTGGTGTGTCAGCATTTGGATCAGCGATTATCCAGATTCTCGTTGTCCAGGCAGATTTAGGTGTGGCATCAGCGTTAACTTGGCTGTCAGGTTCTACGTACGCAAGGGGCTGGTCTGAAATGTTTAATTTTTTGATTTGGCCGGTTGTCATCTTATTCCCGGTTTTATTAATGCGGATTCGGATCCTTGATACACTCTCGCTTGGGGATGATACAGCAAAAGGACTGGGACTGAAAGTGATGTCAGCTCGATTTCAGTTGGCATTAATTGCGACACTGCTCGCGGCATGCAGTGTGGCTGCCGTTGGATCGGTTGGTTTTGTGGGGCTGATTGCGCCACATCTGTCCAGGTTGCTGGTCGGTCCTTCCAATCAGCGTTTGCTGCCAGTTACAATTCTGGTCGGAGGTGCATTGTTAGTTGTGGCGGATGTCTTGAGCAGAACGCTGCTTGCACCGAATGAAATCCCATCCGGCATACTCGTCGCCGTCATTGGTGCACCATATTTTCTATGGCTGATGAAAAAGAGAGCGTAA